In Phycisphaerae bacterium RAS2, the DNA window GGGCCTGAACGAGCAGGACATTCTCCTGAAAGTGGGCGAGACAAAAGTAGAAACGCTGGATGACGTTCGCGCGGCTCACAAAGCGTCGCTTGAAATTGAGAAGGGCTCCATGCGCACGGTGATCACAGTCCTGCGGCAGGGCCTGCTCCGACAAGTTGTGCTTGATTACTCGCGCGACTTTGAGAAGGAATGAGGCGAGTACAAAGTGAGCGGACGGTCGCGGCGCGAATGCGGCGAGACCTCGTCCTTCCCATGAAACAGTGCACTACTCATCGGTAACCATTGAAAGGACTGGCTGATGATTTCGGAATTGAAACTTGCATTCTCCGTCGCGCTCATGGCGTTTCCCTTGTCCGATCCAACGTCTGCGACGGGCGCCGACGAGGAAGTCGAACTCGCCCGATCCGTCCAGAATGGTCTTGTTCGCGTCGAATACACCATTCAATACGACAAGGGGGACGCACCGCGCGGCACCGGATGGGACTCACGATGCCCAAACTGCGGACGATACCACGGTGCCGACAGCGCATCAAAATTGGTTGAAGAAGAGCGACCGTTTGAACTGGGGGGCTATCTCGTCACGGATCGCGAAGTGATGGTGCGCGACTTCCCGCTGCACCCTCGATTCATCAAATCGATTGATGTGAGCCTTGGAGACGAACGAGTCTCCGCGAAAGTAGATCGTCTCGCGATGCAACAGTGCGCACAGATTCTCCGATTGGAAAGGCCCCTCTCCGGCGCAAGCCCGCTGGTCATGGACCCGGCCGCTCAAAAGCCCTATCGCATCGTCACCCACGAGCGGTCCAATGGGGTATGGACCACGTCGGTGCGCAGCCTCCCTACCAGCATCAGTACGACCTCCGACGGCCTTGCATTTGTGCCTGTTACAACGCCCGGGCTTATCGTTGGCGGCGGCGGCCGGCCTGTGTCGATGTGGATGAGCGAAGAATTTCCGCCGGATGACTCCTGGAAGGAGTCCTACGAAACGTGGGAATGGCTGTCGATGGAGCAATTGTCGAAGCACCTCGCGACCCTGGAATCGCGCGCGGCTTCCGGGCTGGTTGGCGTCACCATGAAGTTCCGCAGTCCGCGAAAGGGAGACCGCGGCGGGAGCAGCCGGTTCAGTTGGAGCGACGATGGCGACAACGAAGACAGCCAGGAAAAGCACGTCATGGGATTGATCTACGCACCTGATCGCGTCCTCGTTCTCGCGAACTTGACGCCAAAGGTCACATCACGGCTGGAAGAAGTCGCGATTCAATCTGCCGAAGGGAAATCGCGTCCCGCCAAGTTCGTCGGCAGCCTCCAGGACTACGGAGCGTTTGTGGTCGAATTGGCCGCTCCCCTTCCGGAAGCGCCGATTCCATTTTTCAAGGGTGACCTGCGCAAATATCGCCGAGCAGTCCAACTGTGTGCCGATGTCTATATGCAAGGCAAGAACCGGATCGCCTACTTTACGCATCAGCATTTTTCCGGGTTTGAAACACGGTGGAAAGGCCGTACCTTTCCCGAATTGTCCGGATCGCAGGATCGCGAGTTCCTCTTTGCTACATCGGGCGAGCTGACCGCGTGCTACATCGTTCGACGGCCGAAAGTGTCGATTGAAAAGGATCGATGGGACAGCGACGAACGCGCCCTGACGCCTGCACTGTACCTTTACGAAGCCTTGAGTTCGATCCCTCAATCGACGGACCCGAGTAACGTCCCGCTCAGCGCGGAAGAAGAAAATCGCCTCGCCTGGCTTGGCGTTGAGTTTCAGGCGATGACACGCGAATTGGCGAGAATCAATGGCGTATCGGATCAAACGCGCGATGGAAGCATTGGCGCGCTCATATCGTACGTGTATCCGGATTCTCCGGCGACCAAGATCGGAATCGATGTCGGGGACATTCTGCTACGGCTTCACGTACAAGGTCAGCCTAAACCGGTCGATGTCAAACTGGAAGACGCCGATGATTACCTTGGCGGTCACTTCCCATGGGACGAGCTTGACCAGGTTCCGGCGGAATACCTGGACGATCTGCCCAAACCGTGGTCGCCGGCCGAAAACTCCTTCATTCGCGCTATGACCGATCTCGGAATCGGCAAAGAAATCGAGGCGGAACTGATCCAGAGCGGGAAAGCAGTTCGCAAGAAGCTCACCATCGCGCTCGGCCCGGCACATTACGATTCGGCTGCACAATTCAAGTCCGAGCCGTTTG includes these proteins:
- a CDS encoding PDZ domain (Also known as DHR or GLGF) encodes the protein MISELKLAFSVALMAFPLSDPTSATGADEEVELARSVQNGLVRVEYTIQYDKGDAPRGTGWDSRCPNCGRYHGADSASKLVEEERPFELGGYLVTDREVMVRDFPLHPRFIKSIDVSLGDERVSAKVDRLAMQQCAQILRLERPLSGASPLVMDPAAQKPYRIVTHERSNGVWTTSVRSLPTSISTTSDGLAFVPVTTPGLIVGGGGRPVSMWMSEEFPPDDSWKESYETWEWLSMEQLSKHLATLESRAASGLVGVTMKFRSPRKGDRGGSSRFSWSDDGDNEDSQEKHVMGLIYAPDRVLVLANLTPKVTSRLEEVAIQSAEGKSRPAKFVGSLQDYGAFVVELAAPLPEAPIPFFKGDLRKYRRAVQLCADVYMQGKNRIAYFTHQHFSGFETRWKGRTFPELSGSQDREFLFATSGELTACYIVRRPKVSIEKDRWDSDERALTPALYLYEALSSIPQSTDPSNVPLSAEEENRLAWLGVEFQAMTRELARINGVSDQTRDGSIGALISYVYPDSPATKIGIDVGDILLRLHVQGQPKPVDVKLEDADDYLGGHFPWDELDQVPAEYLDDLPKPWSPAENSFIRAMTDLGIGKEIEAELIQSGKAVRKKLTIALGPAHYDSAAQFKSEPFGLTVRDLTYEVRRYFQKQPTDPGVIVSKVESGGKAAVAKIIPYEVITHVNNQPVNDVKAFEKLIANQDELRLSVNRMHKGRIVKIKPGKKKPNSPARVDAAKADEPTRSDESAASGDSPKAASKSEIDATKAVSPQDAKQEPSNTDEPDGG